The Agromyces sp. G08B096 DNA window GACCTCGCCTCCGATGCCGACCTCGGCCGGCTGCTCGTCGCCGCCGATGCCGCCGGCACGCTCATCGCGCCGTTCTGCCACGGGCCCGCGGGCCTGCTCGCCGCCACCCTCGACGACGGCTCCTTCGCCTTCGCCGGTCGCCGGCTCAGCGTCTTCTCCGACGCCGAAGAGCGCGCCGGCGGCCTCGGCGACCGCACGCCGTGGTGGGTCGAGGCGACCCTCGCGGAGCGCGGCGCCGTGATCGACGACGGCGAGCCCTGGGCGAGCCATGTCGTCCGCGACGGCAACCTCATCTCGGGGCAGAACCCGCAGTCGAGCCACGCCGTAGCCGCGGCGCTCGTCGCCGCCCTCGCCGAGCGCAGCTGACGGGCCGGCGCGACCGGCGTCAGGCCGCGCCGCCGAGCCCCACGCGGTCGGGCACCTGGCCGACCACGCTCGGCAGCCAGCGCTCCACCTCGGGCCACGCTCGGCCCGTCGGCAGGCGACGCAGCAGCCGCGCGAGCGACTCATCGGCGTCGGGCCACGGGATGACCCGGGTCGGCGAGGCCGTCGCCACGACTCCGAGCCACCAGTGCCGCCAGGTGACCGGCA harbors:
- a CDS encoding type 1 glutamine amidotransferase domain-containing protein, producing MSSILMAVTAADTIRLADGTDHATGFWAEELVVAHRDLVAAGHRVTIATPGGRPAPVDPGSLTAEGVGDEARAAEYAAYLERLQPQLDAPADLAAVAPAGFDAVVLPGGHGPMVDLASDADLGRLLVAADAAGTLIAPFCHGPAGLLAATLDDGSFAFAGRRLSVFSDAEERAGGLGDRTPWWVEATLAERGAVIDDGEPWASHVVRDGNLISGQNPQSSHAVAAALVAALAERS